One window from the genome of Equus przewalskii isolate Varuska unplaced genomic scaffold, EquPr2 ChrUn-13, whole genome shotgun sequence encodes:
- the LOC103553054 gene encoding uncharacterized protein isoform X1, protein MRVPGACLGVLPPGPLVTAPAWRGRVSAHGGSGSSVAASPAAPHWPACRGARLTQGPALGDIASRGLAGLRSPSPRCRLDRCARRSPPTSAAASGSAGPAWSDVGSRRHRDPSGGSGVGAASTARAPVPAAGASGRVRAAGAGRTCVCLCRSRTGGRPRGHSLNVLGTRTWNGGETDTKKEEDPLCWTPVSSMGVCSLEQSPQICILHLNPAHVLVAPLDLQKPQRWRN, encoded by the exons ATGAGGGTCCCCGGGGCCTGTCTGGGCGTGCTCCCCCCGGGACCTCTAGTCACTGCACCTGCTTGGCGAGGACGTGTCTCAGCCCATGGCGGGTCCGGGAGCTCCGTCGCGGCCTCCCCGGCGGCGCCTCACTGGCCGGCCTGTCGCGGCGCCCGCCTTACGCAGGGGCCCGCGCTCGGCGACATCGCCTCCCGGGGACTTGCCGGGCTCCGCTCGCCTTCCCCGCGCTGCCGCCTCGACCGCTGCGCCCGCCGGAGCCCACCGACCTCGGCCGCTGCCTCCGGGTCCGCGGGTCCGGCGTGGAGCGATGTGGGGAGCAGGAGGCACCGCGATCCGAGCGGAGGGAGCGGCGTGGGGGCAGCGAGCACCGCGCGCGCGCCCGTCCCCGCCGCCGGAGCCTCAGGGCGCGTgcgcgcggcgggggcggggcgcacGTGCGTGTGTTTGTGTCGGAGCCGGACGGGCGGCCGCCCGCGGGGTCATTCTCTCAACGTGTTGGGGACCCGGACCTG GAATGGAGGAGAGACagatacaaagaaagaagaagatcCCTTATGCTGGACTCCAGTCTCAAGTATGGGGGTCTGCAGTTTGGAGCAGTCACCACAGATATG CATTTTGCACCTCAACCCTGCACACGTCCTGGTAGCTCCACTTGATCTGCAGAAACCACAACGATGGAGAAACTAA
- the LOC103553054 gene encoding uncharacterized protein isoform X2, whose protein sequence is MRVPGACLGVLPPGPLVTAPAWRGRVSAHGGSGSSVAASPAAPHWPACRGARLTQGPALGDIASRGLAGLRSPSPRCRLDRCARRSPPTSAAASGSAGPAWSDVGSRRHRDPSGGSGVGAASTARAPVPAAGASGRVRAAGAGRTCVCLCRSRTGGRPRGHSLNVLGTRTCILHLNPAHVLVAPLDLQKPQRWRN, encoded by the exons ATGAGGGTCCCCGGGGCCTGTCTGGGCGTGCTCCCCCCGGGACCTCTAGTCACTGCACCTGCTTGGCGAGGACGTGTCTCAGCCCATGGCGGGTCCGGGAGCTCCGTCGCGGCCTCCCCGGCGGCGCCTCACTGGCCGGCCTGTCGCGGCGCCCGCCTTACGCAGGGGCCCGCGCTCGGCGACATCGCCTCCCGGGGACTTGCCGGGCTCCGCTCGCCTTCCCCGCGCTGCCGCCTCGACCGCTGCGCCCGCCGGAGCCCACCGACCTCGGCCGCTGCCTCCGGGTCCGCGGGTCCGGCGTGGAGCGATGTGGGGAGCAGGAGGCACCGCGATCCGAGCGGAGGGAGCGGCGTGGGGGCAGCGAGCACCGCGCGCGCGCCCGTCCCCGCCGCCGGAGCCTCAGGGCGCGTgcgcgcggcgggggcggggcgcacGTGCGTGTGTTTGTGTCGGAGCCGGACGGGCGGCCGCCCGCGGGGTCATTCTCTCAACGTGTTGGGGACCCGGACCTG CATTTTGCACCTCAACCCTGCACACGTCCTGGTAGCTCCACTTGATCTGCAGAAACCACAACGATGGAGAAACTAA
- the LOC103553054 gene encoding uncharacterized protein isoform X3: MRVPGACLGVLPPGPLVTAPAWRGRVSAHGGSGSSVAASPAAPHWPACRGARLTQGPALGDIASRGLAGLRSPSPRCRLDRCARRSPPTSAAASGSAGPAWSDVGSRRHRDPSGGSGVGAASTARAPVPAAGASGRVRAAGAGRTCVCLCRSRTGGRPRGHSLNVLGTRTCVLTHYYCAREKYFFLLDS, translated from the exons ATGAGGGTCCCCGGGGCCTGTCTGGGCGTGCTCCCCCCGGGACCTCTAGTCACTGCACCTGCTTGGCGAGGACGTGTCTCAGCCCATGGCGGGTCCGGGAGCTCCGTCGCGGCCTCCCCGGCGGCGCCTCACTGGCCGGCCTGTCGCGGCGCCCGCCTTACGCAGGGGCCCGCGCTCGGCGACATCGCCTCCCGGGGACTTGCCGGGCTCCGCTCGCCTTCCCCGCGCTGCCGCCTCGACCGCTGCGCCCGCCGGAGCCCACCGACCTCGGCCGCTGCCTCCGGGTCCGCGGGTCCGGCGTGGAGCGATGTGGGGAGCAGGAGGCACCGCGATCCGAGCGGAGGGAGCGGCGTGGGGGCAGCGAGCACCGCGCGCGCGCCCGTCCCCGCCGCCGGAGCCTCAGGGCGCGTgcgcgcggcgggggcggggcgcacGTGCGTGTGTTTGTGTCGGAGCCGGACGGGCGGCCGCCCGCGGGGTCATTCTCTCAACGTGTTGGGGACCCGGACCTG CGTGCTCACCCATTATTACTGTGCAAGAGAAAAGTATTTCTTCTTATTGGACAGCTGA
- the AMIGO1 gene encoding amphoterin-induced protein 1, with protein sequence MQPPGDLRGLWLLLLSFFLLLFEVARAGRPLVSCPAACLCASNILSCSKQQLPNVPHSLPSYTALLDLSHNNLSRLRAEWTPTRLTHLHSLLLSHNHLNFISSEAFSPVPNLRYLDLSSNQLRTLDEFLFSELQALEVLLLYNNHIMAVDRSAFDDMAQLQKLYLSQNQISRFPLELVKEGAKLPKLTLLDLSSNKLKNLPLPDLQKLPAWIKNGLYLHNNPLHCDCELYQLFSHWQYRQLSSVMDFQEDLYCMSSKKLHNVFNLSFLNCSEYKERAWEAHLGDPLTIKCDTKQQGMTKVWVTPNNERVLGEVANSTVTVSKDGSLHFEHVQVEDGGVYTCYAMGEAFNETLSVELKVYNFTSHGHHDTLNTAYTTLVGCILSVVLVLIYLYLTPCRCWCRGVEKPSSHQGDSLSSSMLSTTPNHDPMAGGDKDDGFDRRVAFLEPAGPGQGQNGKLKPGNTLPVPEATGKGQRRMSDPESVSSVFSDTPIVV encoded by the coding sequence ATGCAACCCCCGGGTGACCTGCGAGGCCTCTGGCTCCTGCTGCTGTCCTTTTTCCTGCTCCTCTTTGAGGTGGCCAGAGCTGGCCGTCCCTTGGTTAGCTGTCCTGCCGCCTGCCTGTGCGCCAGCAACATCCTCAGCTGCTCCAAGCAGCAGCTGCCCAACGTGCCCCACTCCTTGCCCAGCTATACCGCACTACTGGACCTCAGCCACAACAACCTGAGCCGCCTGCGGGCCGAGTGGACCCCCACGCGCCTGACCCACCTGCACTCCCTGCTGCTGAGCCACAACCACCTGAACTTCATCTCCTCTGAGGCCTTTTCCCCGGTACCCAACCTGCGCTACCTGGACCTCTCCTCCAACCAGCTGCGGACACTGGACGAGTTCCTGTTCAGTGAACTGCAAGCACTGGAGGTGCTGCTGCTCTACAATAACCACATTATGGCAGTGGACCGCTCCGCCTTCGATGACATGGCCCAGCTGCAGAAACTCTACTTGAGCCAGAACCAGATCTCCCGCTTCCCTCTGGAACTGGTCAAGGAAGGAGCCAAGCTACCCAAACTCACGCTCCTGGACCTCTCCTCCAACAAGCTAAAGAACTTACCACTGCCCGACCTGCAGAAGCTGCCCGCGTGGATCAAGAATGGGCTGTACCTACATAACAACCCCCTGCACTGCGACTGTGAGCTTTACCAGCTCTTTTCACACTGGCAGTACCGGCAGCTGAGCTCTGTGATGGACTTTCAGGAGGATCTGTACTGCATGAGCTCCAAGAAACTGCACAATGTCTTCAACCTGAGTTTCCTCAACTGCAGTGAGTACAAGGAACGTGCCTGGGAGGCCCACCTGGGTGACCCCTTGACCATCAAGTGTGACACCAAGCAGCAGGGGATGACCAAGGTATGGGTGACACCAAACAATGAACGGGTGCTAGGTGAGGTGGCCAACAGCACAGTGACAGTGTCCAAGGATGGCAGTCTTCATTTCGAGCATGTGCAGGTTGAGGACGGGGGGGTGTATACCTGCTACGCTATGGGGGAGGCTTTCAACGAGACACTGTCTGTGGAGTTGAAAGTGTACAATTTCACCTCGCATGGACACCATGACACCCTCAACACAGCCTATACCACCCTAGTGGGCTGTATCCTCAGTGTGGTCCTGGTCCTCATATACCTGTACCTCACTCCTTGCCGCTGCTGGTGTCGGGGTGTTGAGAAGCCTTCTAGCCATCAAGGAGACAGCCTGAGCTCTTCCATGCTTAGTACCACACCCAACCACGATCCTATGGCTGGAGGGGACAAGGATGATGGTTTTGATCGGCGGGTAGCCTTCCTGGAACCTGCTGGACCCGGGCAGGGTCAAAACGGCAAGCTGAAGCCAGGCAACACCCTGCCGGTGCCTGAGGCAACAGGCAAGGGCCAGCGGAGGATGTCAGATCCGGAATCGGTCAGCTCGGTCTTCTCTGATACGCCCATTGTGGTGTGA